From the Cucumis sativus cultivar 9930 chromosome 5, Cucumber_9930_V3, whole genome shotgun sequence genome, the window ATGTATTAATATCAAGCTCTCAAGGATGTTCTGTTTTTCCTTCATTCATTCttcaatattattatcattattattctttgtaCTCTTCTAAAGGCACTTTCTTTGTTCTCTCTCCCCCAAGGTTCTTTACTTGGCCTAGTGATAAATGGACAACATCCCAATATGCACCATCTCCAACTTCTCTCTCCATGGCTCATACAAAAAGCaaacaactaaaataattaaaaatagtttgtatATATCACGTTATGATAGAACAATTTGGTGAAATGCACAAAGATAAATGAATTCTCTAATGTACGTAGGTATTTTTCGTGATAATATAAAGTATGACTTCGATAAAAGATATCTAGTCTACAATAGTTGTTAAattgtcttttatttataattatataaaatttaatcatgGAATGGATCTACAgaataaatgaatttattattggATGACAATATAAGTTAAATGGAGATCGAGCTCCCCATCTCAACCTTATACTCATCGAATGCATTAATATAAGTAGTTATAGTTACCCTAGTggcatattaatttttttagccCTACCTTCTTCTAACAACATCCAAATGTGTCtcataataaataatagataaataagatcaaaatagtaaaattataaaataaatagattttttttttgcaggtttctcataataaataataaataaataaatgaaaaatactaaaattataaaataaatagaattatttttaaatgtagtAAATTGAATCCAAATATATACCGATATGATCAAATATTGGTATTCCGAACaaagagtttaaaatttgaaaggcCGAAATAGATGCACGTTGCGCGCCACCGAAGTGGACCTCAAAGTGAATTTATGGGAATATGGAGGCCGAGGCTTCAGGTTCTGCTACGCGGGAAAGAAAATTGGAGGATTCTCGAAGAACAATACTCGCTCCGGTAATCATaaacttctttcttcttcatttctctcgACTGCATACTTATCTGGAACAATCTGGTAATCAATTCCTTATACTTCTAGTCTTCGTTCATTACTGTTCCTAAAAATGCCGGGAGGTGGTGAAATCACTGCTGATCCAACTATCGAAGCCTGCACCAAAGAGGCTTGCGATTCCAAGACCACGAAGCGTTTAGCCGATGATATCATGCCTCACATCCTCAATCTGTgagttcctttttttttttttcttcttgatctTTCACTCGTTAActctactttttgttttttgaacgATGAGATTATCTTTCTAGGTATGGATCTTCTGCAACGCCTCGTGATTTTGAAATCTACGCTCCCGATGCTTCGTTCGAGGATCCACTTACGAGAGCTCACGGGTATGTACTGTTGGATTGGATTTTAGAAGATGAATTTGTTGATTTAcgatttatttgtttgaaaaagcAATTGTGAGATCATTAATGACGACGAGGAGCTGAGTACAATTTATTGTGTATTGATCCGTGAATTGTTTATTTCAAAGTTGCTCTGTTTTTCGGTTCTGCAGTGTGAAGGAAATCAAATCGGCATTTTATTCTCTGTCCAAGGTTCTTATCACTTTCCACTCTTTGGAATTGGTTCCTTTAATTTTGACTATAACATAGCATGTTTACGATTGAAAGTTCACTCAACTTTGTTTCTGTTCTGTATGAGATAgctttttatttcctttgaaATTGCTGATATGAATATATCAAATCAGATAAGGTAATTTGTCTCGAATTAGATGATGCTGATTGTTATAACCCAAACTTAAGCTAATGGATTATggtaaattcaaatttaattcacCAATTGAAGGTTCTCTCTTTGAGTTTGTTGTTTCCAAGGCATGCCTTGAAGCTGCTGCTTGGAGTTCAAAGTGGCACCATCTTGAAGGAGCATGTTGAGGATCCACATTAGAACTCATTTCATCTAATAATAGTACCAATAAAATAGTTGTAGAAATTGGATCaccaaatgataaaaattgaacctCAATCTTgtacaattattacaatttctacAATTATGTAAGTTTGATGGTTCAATTTTTGCACTTGCATAAGTTCGAAGACTcaaattttactattgaaTGTTAGAGGTAGAATTGCAACGGTCTACCATACTTTAGGGATGGTTTCTACAAGTTTCCCTATAATTGCAACTACTTAGGATTTTAGAGACAACGTTGTCTGGACTGGAAGGAACACATTCACACATGTATTGGACACCAACTTCACATTATAAAGAAAGCCTTGAATTTCAccttttattatatatgaatGAGCTTACACCCCCACTCCTATCAATATGGTAGGTTTTCAGTAAAGGGATTTGAATGTTTAGGGATGAATAGAAAATGAGATGAAATCTTCTCTAAATAATCTTCTACTTCTTGTTGCAGTTTTTGAGGAttcttttttggtatttctcAGGTCTTCAGTGAATCAAGAATTGTGGAATACAATTTCAACGAAAGACTTATTTCCCCTGGAAAACACGAGGTGCATGACCAAACAGTCactattattgttttctttctattatcaatttattaaCGCTTATAGTTGACGAGAGAGTTTCAATTTTGAACACAGATTACAGTTGATAATAAGCAACACTACAAGTTTTTGGGAAGAAACATAGATTTGGAATCCCTCATCAAGTTGTATGTTGTTGAAGGAAAAATAGTTCGTCATGAGGACTGGTATGTTTGCCAACATTTTTcaccttttcatttctttgaaTAGACTTGTTGCCTGCATCTGCCTCTTAATCATTCTCTTGCTTGCAAGTTGTGCTCAAATCcatgaaaatttgaacttcAGTGGTGCATTCTAGATTGCATTCTTCTTTGTCCAACTCATCCAATTGCaacaggaaaaaaattaaaccgaGGTTGGAAAATTGGATAGGATACACAAAGATGAACTTAACCTTGAATGCACCATAGTTCGTTTTATTTTAGAGAATCTACAGAGCTTTAAACATAATAGCTCCAAAATTACTGTTTGATTGTATACTATTTTTTGTTAGGGTAATTGCAACAGGTAAGGTTATTTAGTGTATAACATCTTTAAAGAATTGGAAATATCATAAAATCTATGAAACAGTTGATCACTATGGACTAATATTAGTGATGGACTTTCATTGGCGATAGGGTCTTGtctatttgtaatttttttttcaatgtctCGTAGATATACTAATACTTTGAGTCTGATTGCTATGTTTGCAACAGCCACTTGTTAGCTCATAATTGATTTTGGGACTTTTGGTTAGGTGGAACAAGAAACCACTTTTGAATAGAGAAACAGTCCAATTACCAATGGTTGGTCGGTTTTTGGAAATGACTCGGAGATGTGCAATGTTAGCAACTCATGCAATGATGGGATTTGGAAAAGATTAAACTTTAACAAACCCGTCCAATACACTGATTCCATATAGTTTAGAATTACACTATGTATCTCCTCATAGGAAATGAGAACATGAGTTAGTCTAttataagtatatattttctcaatttcttttctaagaTAATTTACCAAAGTTGATCACTGCCTCGTAGCTTCTTATCGAGTATGGTCATCAAGATGATATGATCGATAGGTTCCTATGGTTAGTTGACTCCTGTAATCTGTTAAAGAGTAGCTTTGATTCTTCTTCATTGTCTGTGGATGATTCTAGTTGACGTGTAATTGCGTTGGCTCGTCTCGGTTTAAGTGTCGAACAACTAGAACTTTAGTTAAGGGAGtagtctatatatatatatacatcttcttcttcctattaaaacttttactttttccttAACATTAAAATAGCTTAAATCTCGTAGAATGGAATGTTGTATAAATATTGGAcgatattttattatgtatactatttgaaattttaatccTCTTGAAATAAATCCTATCTCTATTGTGATGGTATATACCTAAACAATTAGGTATACCCCGGAAAAGTAATTATCCAAACTCTTCCAAAAGCTTTAGCAATGATCTTACATTGGGCCGAAAAACTTAGAAGCCCTTTATAATGGGCTCTTCAGCATTTTTCTATCAGCGTCGGCCCACATCATCTTGGAcccgatttttttttttcaaatttacatcaatccatttaaacaaaatgttaCCATTCGAATCTTTCAACAATTACtataataaacattaatttattctttttttggtgCAATGGAAGATATGAGAACTTGaaccataaattttaatataattattgaaaaaaaattagcacaatcttaaatttagggaatttgtcaaaaatagtcaatttaatcaaatataacaatttcatattttattaacaatagACGTTGATAAACACTCTATCAGTGACATTGATACATAGTGATATAAGTTTatgagtaaatattttaatttattttgctatttaaaaaaatgacagttaaatttacttaaaattagttcatcgtgtaatttttaaatgatagtATGACATCCAAACATtataaacatgaaatatatattatgttcaTGAAAGATGTATTATAATTGGTTTTTTGAAGGATGAAACGTAAGTTCTTAAAGTAAATTTCATAAAAGGTAACATCATTGACTCagttttttctatatttcttttttaaatcgagaagatattgaaattataaatgaaaatagagaacaaccaaaagaaaaaaaggaacagAAGAGGTTGATAGATCCCTatcaaaacaacaataatcTCATCAACTACATTATTCATTCTATTAGAGTAAAGTTTTTATGTAAAGAAGTAATTGAAATAAagttgtaattataataatccaATTTATCCTCAACTaagttcatatatattatatatagatatataatattaatattgtatatacaatacaaaaggaaaatataaaaacccCAAAAAAAAGTGAGGAAGAAATCTTAAGATTCTACAAAGTTTCAGTGATATGATCATGATTGTCTTCTACCTGATCATGATCAAGCTCCTTTCTAATGGAGGATGGATTCAACGATCTTAGAGAAGATGAACAagagcaagaagaagaagaagattcagTGCATGTGTAATAGTTAGAATCTGAATTAGAACACAACGAAGAGGATGAGGATGAAGATGTAGAagtagaagtagaagaagaagaagaagaagaagaagcaagaaGAATATGGATCAGTAAATCAACAAAAGCTCCAATGATGAACCGATGATTGTTTTTCCAATTAGCCTTCAAATACCATCCCAAAAGCTCTTCCAATCCATCCCAATCCTTAACTCCATGGCTCTCCACCATTTCCCCCATCGATTTCCTAAAATCCTCATACGGGTTCTCCGATTCAATCGACACAATCAAGCTCTCTTTAAACCCTGATTTCGGTAATAATTCCGTTTCAACCGAATCAATAGATTTCGATTTCTCCAGTATCGAGCTCGTATCATCCGGTTCGAAGAACAGCCTCTCCGATCTAGCGCCACGGACCACCGTTTCGAGTGATTCTTCGGAGTC encodes:
- the LOC101204431 gene encoding transcription repressor OFP13 → MANTKKKHHLIKNFPSIFKSKLPTSHPWEWPDWPSCKHPKTLSFRSQNDLVFKTVNSIFFDQPFETTTTTTTPDYSVSATNSTPAVDSEESLETVVRGARSERLFFEPDDTSSILEKSKSIDSVETELLPKSGFKESLIVSIESENPYEDFRKSMGEMVESHGVKDWDGLEELLGWYLKANWKNNHRFIIGAFVDLLIHILLASSSSSSSSTSTSTSSSSSSSLCSNSDSNYYTCTESSSSSCSCSSSLRSLNPSSIRKELDHDQVEDNHDHITETL
- the LOC101206496 gene encoding uncharacterized protein LOC101206496 isoform X3, encoding MHVARHRSGPQSEFMGIWRPRLQVLLRGKENWRILEEQYSLRLRSLLFLKMPGGGEITADPTIEACTKEACDSKTTKRLADDIMPHILNLYGSSATPRDFEIYAPDASFEDPLTRAHGCSVFRFCSVKEIKSAFYSLSKVFSESRIVEYNFNERLISPGKHEITVDNKQHYKFLGRNIDLESLIKLYVVEGKIVRHEDCHLLAHN
- the LOC101206496 gene encoding uncharacterized protein LOC101206496 isoform X2 is translated as MHVARHRSGPQSEFMGIWRPRLQVLLRGKENWRILEEQYSLRLRSLLFLKMPGGGEITADPTIEACTKEACDSKTTKRLADDIMPHILNLYGSSATPRDFEIYAPDASFEDPLTRAHGVKEIKSAFYSLSKVFSESRIVEYNFNERLISPGKHEITVDNKQHYKFLGRNIDLESLIKLYVVEGKIVRHEDWWNKKPLLNRETVQLPMVGRFLEMTRRCAMLATHAMMGFGKD
- the LOC101206496 gene encoding uncharacterized protein LOC101206496 isoform X1; amino-acid sequence: MHVARHRSGPQSEFMGIWRPRLQVLLRGKENWRILEEQYSLRLRSLLFLKMPGGGEITADPTIEACTKEACDSKTTKRLADDIMPHILNLYGSSATPRDFEIYAPDASFEDPLTRAHGCSVFRFCSVKEIKSAFYSLSKVFSESRIVEYNFNERLISPGKHEITVDNKQHYKFLGRNIDLESLIKLYVVEGKIVRHEDWWNKKPLLNRETVQLPMVGRFLEMTRRCAMLATHAMMGFGKD